A window of the Thalassospira indica genome harbors these coding sequences:
- a CDS encoding MATE family efflux transporter: MSIAPQDGAPAPPPLDPALDPTLSPTPLYPNNRVKRHLSELFRLALPVTIARLGMLIMAVVDTIVVGNYDSAALAYLNIAHAPFTSLMVTGIGLLTGVMVMTSHAKGRDNLMAAGAVWRNAMPYAVLIGIVFTVLTMQSDWLFKITGQPVEITDHAGDLAMILAIGMPAALIYITCAFFLEGLQRPLPGMVLMIAANLVNLVLDYGLVYGAFGLPELGAEGAAWTSSVIRWFMALGLLGYILLMKSHHLYGIRNGFAGWWRGSRDARHLGYAAGASQGMETGAFAAMQLFAGRLGVIAAASYGISMTLLALMFMVALGLASATSVRVGIAYGRRDRPDMALAGWIGLLTTMCVMLALSIPLYLFPDAVAHLFTQDVAVLATTVSVLILMPIIFPTDGGQNAAISALRGAGDKWAPTILHLVSYIFVMIPVGYYLSFVLEMGVRGLFWGIAIASLVAVSGLAIRFLIVSSRDIPEHPEQI; encoded by the coding sequence ATGTCCATTGCCCCACAAGATGGTGCTCCGGCTCCGCCGCCACTTGATCCGGCACTTGATCCGACACTTTCGCCAACCCCGCTTTATCCCAATAACCGGGTAAAGCGTCATCTAAGCGAATTGTTCAGACTGGCACTGCCGGTGACGATTGCCCGTCTTGGCATGCTGATCATGGCGGTTGTCGATACCATTGTGGTCGGCAACTATGACAGTGCGGCACTGGCCTACCTTAATATTGCACATGCACCCTTTACATCCTTGATGGTGACCGGCATCGGACTTCTGACCGGGGTGATGGTCATGACATCACATGCCAAGGGTCGCGACAACCTGATGGCGGCCGGGGCTGTGTGGCGCAATGCCATGCCTTATGCTGTCCTGATCGGCATTGTCTTTACCGTTCTGACCATGCAATCGGACTGGCTGTTTAAAATCACCGGTCAGCCGGTCGAAATCACCGACCATGCCGGCGATCTGGCCATGATTCTGGCGATCGGGATGCCCGCCGCACTTATTTACATTACCTGTGCCTTTTTCCTTGAAGGATTGCAGCGACCACTGCCGGGCATGGTGTTGATGATCGCGGCCAACTTGGTCAACCTCGTTCTTGATTACGGGCTGGTTTACGGGGCGTTTGGCTTGCCGGAACTGGGTGCCGAAGGTGCGGCATGGACATCAAGCGTCATTCGCTGGTTCATGGCGCTTGGTCTGCTTGGGTATATCCTGCTGATGAAAAGCCATCATCTTTATGGCATTCGCAACGGCTTTGCAGGGTGGTGGCGCGGATCGCGCGATGCCCGCCATCTTGGCTATGCTGCGGGTGCCAGTCAGGGGATGGAAACCGGCGCCTTTGCCGCCATGCAGCTTTTCGCCGGTCGTCTTGGCGTGATTGCCGCGGCAAGTTACGGCATCAGCATGACGCTTTTGGCCCTGATGTTTATGGTAGCACTTGGTCTGGCCTCGGCAACATCGGTTCGGGTCGGCATTGCCTATGGCAGGCGGGACCGACCGGACATGGCGCTTGCCGGGTGGATTGGTCTTTTGACCACGATGTGCGTGATGCTGGCCCTCAGCATTCCGCTTTATCTGTTCCCCGATGCGGTTGCACATCTGTTTACCCAGGACGTCGCAGTGCTTGCCACCACGGTTTCTGTGCTGATTTTGATGCCGATCATTTTCCCGACCGATGGCGGGCAGAATGCCGCGATCAGTGCCCTACGTGGCGCTGGCGATAAATGGGCACCAACGATTTTGCATCTGGTGTCCTATATCTTTGTCATGATCCCGGTTGGCTATTACCTGTCATTCGTTCTTGAGATGGGGGTGCGCGGCCTGTTCTGGGGGATTGCGATTGCAAGCCTTGTCGCGGTCAGTGGTCTGGCAATCCGGTTCCTGATCGTGTCATCGCGCGACATTCCGGAACATCCCGAACAGATCTAG
- a CDS encoding helix-turn-helix transcriptional regulator: MQEFVSFGLHVALIRQLAWLPRGYDLVPGGTVVTSAKLRSIMLALEEINGPAVLVRLGRYLAAKEQEPILTMLRHSATPSVIADRWRRLEGYSHARARSDFSVTGKSMTIHRGVVRGQPPARVENLLLLGFLIGLLEAAGAENIDATILPSHGPAVRVTRKGRISDKLAFSGRGLRFRINWGSFEQVSSSYPFMANMPGTAPSIGAQRPIVQQLCTVLEHDIGRSWTIDEVATALDTSGRTLQRRLQQANSRFSDLLRLVRVREACRLLYGTTLSVGEIGFWCGFTDNAHFSRDFRRLMAMPPSVYREASIGHAGLTRA, from the coding sequence ATGCAGGAATTTGTTTCTTTTGGTTTGCATGTTGCCCTGATCCGGCAACTGGCATGGTTGCCGCGGGGCTATGACCTTGTCCCGGGCGGGACTGTCGTAACTTCAGCCAAGCTGCGCAGCATCATGCTGGCCCTTGAAGAGATCAATGGTCCGGCGGTGCTAGTGCGTCTTGGGCGGTATCTGGCGGCCAAGGAACAGGAACCGATCCTGACCATGTTGCGTCACTCGGCAACACCGTCGGTGATTGCGGATCGCTGGCGCCGACTGGAAGGCTATTCCCACGCGCGTGCACGCAGCGACTTTTCCGTCACCGGAAAATCCATGACCATCCATCGCGGGGTCGTGCGCGGTCAGCCCCCGGCACGCGTGGAAAACCTGCTTTTGCTGGGATTTTTGATTGGGTTGCTTGAAGCCGCCGGGGCCGAGAATATTGACGCCACCATTTTGCCAAGCCACGGTCCGGCAGTGCGCGTGACGCGCAAGGGCCGCATTAGCGACAAACTGGCTTTTTCAGGGCGTGGCCTTCGTTTTCGGATCAATTGGGGCAGTTTCGAACAGGTTTCGTCATCCTATCCATTCATGGCCAATATGCCCGGTACCGCGCCCTCAATCGGGGCGCAGCGCCCGATCGTGCAACAGCTTTGTACGGTTTTGGAACATGACATCGGTCGCAGCTGGACGATTGATGAAGTTGCTACTGCGCTTGATACATCAGGCCGCACCTTGCAGCGCCGCTTGCAACAGGCCAACAGCCGGTTTTCTGACCTTTTGCGTCTGGTGCGTGTGCGCGAAGCCTGTCGGCTTTTGTATGGCACCACGCTTTCGGTTGGTGAAATCGGGTTCTGGTGCGGCTTTACAGATAATGCGCATTTCTCTCGTGATTTCAGACGTTTGATGGCGATGCCGCCCTCTGTCTACCGTGAGGCCAGCATCGGCCATGCCGGTTTGACCCGGGCGTAA
- a CDS encoding low molecular weight protein-tyrosine-phosphatase, whose protein sequence is MIKVLFVCTGNICRSPTADGVFRKMVRDAGLDNHISVDSCGLSAYHVGELPDPRSREMAQSRGIDLSDIRSRKIKPTDYHEFDYVLAMDDGHLRDMRRQAPNTHQHRIELFLDYHPLMAGQSVPDPYYGGANGFVDVFDMIEEASSNLLSHIREKHGIQGP, encoded by the coding sequence GTGATCAAGGTTCTTTTCGTCTGTACCGGCAACATCTGTCGCTCGCCCACGGCCGATGGCGTTTTCCGCAAGATGGTTCGCGATGCCGGACTGGATAACCATATCAGCGTCGATAGCTGCGGGTTGTCGGCCTATCATGTTGGCGAATTGCCCGACCCGCGATCGCGTGAAATGGCGCAAAGTCGCGGCATTGATCTCAGCGATATTCGATCCCGCAAGATCAAACCGACGGACTACCATGAGTTCGATTATGTTTTGGCCATGGATGACGGGCATCTGCGCGATATGCGCCGCCAGGCACCAAATACCCATCAGCACCGCATTGAGCTGTTTCTGGATTATCACCCGTTGATGGCAGGACAAAGCGTCCCCGATCCCTATTACGGCGGTGCCAACGGGTTTGTCGATGTGTTTGACATGATTGAGGAAGCCTCAAGCAACCTGCTGTCGCACATCCGCGAAAAACACGGAATCCAGGGCCCCTAG